The following proteins come from a genomic window of Leptospira bandrabouensis:
- a CDS encoding c-type cytochrome, whose protein sequence is MNKTYDVKSVPIPKFSKPIDLAEGKRLYQSRGCGDCHDVDGSGKTFIEDPAIGILSGSNLTAGKGGILADRTDEELAIAIRHGVGKNGRALIFMPSTDFQGMTNEDVGKLISFLRSRPAIDKSQGEVKPGPLGRFLFLIGEIPVFVSAEIINHETTHLANITPSVSIEYGKYVASTCTGCHGFNLKGGPIQGAPPEWPPAQNISKHGLTKYTESNFIQTIRTGKRPDGTEMKFPMPWKSLGQLTDTELKALWMYLQTIQ, encoded by the coding sequence ATGAACAAAACATACGATGTAAAGTCTGTCCCTATTCCTAAATTTTCTAAACCCATAGACCTCGCAGAAGGAAAACGTCTCTACCAGTCCAGAGGTTGTGGGGATTGCCATGACGTTGACGGAAGTGGAAAAACTTTTATAGAAGATCCTGCAATCGGAATTCTATCTGGCTCTAACCTAACAGCTGGTAAAGGAGGAATTTTAGCTGATAGAACAGATGAAGAACTGGCAATTGCCATTCGACATGGTGTTGGAAAAAATGGAAGGGCTTTAATCTTTATGCCATCTACTGACTTCCAAGGAATGACAAACGAAGATGTTGGTAAATTGATCTCCTTTCTCAGGTCCAGGCCTGCAATTGATAAATCACAAGGAGAAGTCAAACCAGGACCACTAGGAAGGTTTCTATTTTTAATAGGAGAAATTCCAGTTTTTGTATCGGCTGAAATCATTAACCATGAGACAACCCACCTAGCGAATATTACACCTTCTGTTTCCATAGAATATGGAAAGTATGTAGCATCAACTTGTACAGGCTGTCATGGATTCAATTTAAAAGGTGGGCCCATCCAAGGTGCACCTCCAGAATGGCCTCCAGCACAAAACATCAGCAAACATGGATTAACGAAATATACGGAATCAAACTTTATCCAAACCATCAGAACAGGCAAACGTCCCGATGGTACAGAAATGAAATTTCCAATGCCTTGGAAAAGTTTAGGTCAACTCACGGACACTGAACTGAAAGCCCTCTGGATGTATTTACAAACGATTCAATAG
- a CDS encoding (2Fe-2S) ferredoxin domain-containing protein → MFYEKHVFVCENQRAPGERVSCGNQGSIELLKLLKQKAAKAGIEYKFRVQKSGCLDRCELGPIQVSYPEGKWFAMKTEADVETILEFYLKTNQPEKYNHLIVADDAVAEKK, encoded by the coding sequence ATGTTTTACGAAAAACATGTTTTTGTTTGCGAAAACCAAAGGGCACCCGGTGAACGGGTGTCATGTGGCAACCAAGGTTCCATAGAACTACTAAAACTCCTCAAACAAAAAGCGGCCAAGGCAGGAATCGAATATAAGTTCCGAGTCCAAAAATCTGGATGTTTGGATCGTTGTGAACTTGGCCCCATCCAAGTTTCCTACCCGGAAGGGAAATGGTTTGCGATGAAAACAGAAGCAGATGTCGAAACTATTTTAGAATTCTACCTAAAAACCAACCAACCAGAAAAATACAATCACCTAATCGTTGCAGATGATGCAGTGGCAGAAAAGAAATAA